The following proteins are encoded in a genomic region of Comamonas resistens:
- a CDS encoding DMT family transporter — MTSKTSSSLQALAPNPALAMPPQSFDTSGGSWRMVLAMLLSGTIGLLVVESGLPVMLVVWLRCLLGALGLAAWVAYSRQWLRPTRAEVGWLAVGGLALVLNWVCLFTAYGHSSIAVATVVYHVQPFILLLLAAMLGQEAMPVRKLPWLLLALVGVALSSGLLEGGHAASWAGVLLALAAASLYAVATLATQRLKRLSAAQIAMLQMVMGVLALAVPAWQLAASAQFSAKAWAAVAVLGLVHTAWMYTLMYAAFQRLSAQAIAGLSFIYPVVAVLVDLLWFGHHPAPLQALGMVLILLAVWAYRKGKS, encoded by the coding sequence ATGACTTCCAAGACATCTTCCTCGCTGCAAGCGTTGGCTCCCAATCCGGCGTTGGCCATGCCGCCGCAATCTTTCGATACCTCCGGCGGCAGCTGGCGCATGGTGCTGGCCATGTTGCTGTCGGGCACCATTGGCCTGCTGGTGGTGGAAAGCGGCCTGCCCGTAATGCTGGTGGTCTGGCTGCGCTGCCTGCTGGGGGCGCTGGGGCTGGCGGCCTGGGTGGCATATTCGCGGCAATGGCTGCGGCCCACACGGGCTGAAGTCGGGTGGCTGGCCGTAGGGGGGCTGGCATTGGTGTTGAACTGGGTCTGCCTGTTCACGGCCTATGGCCATAGCTCGATTGCCGTGGCGACCGTGGTCTATCACGTTCAGCCTTTTATCCTGTTGTTGCTGGCCGCGATGCTGGGGCAGGAAGCCATGCCTGTGCGCAAGCTGCCCTGGCTGCTGCTGGCGCTGGTCGGCGTGGCTTTGAGCAGCGGTCTGCTGGAGGGCGGCCATGCCGCATCCTGGGCCGGCGTGCTGCTGGCGCTGGCTGCGGCCAGCTTGTATGCCGTGGCGACCCTGGCAACCCAGCGTCTCAAGCGGTTGTCTGCCGCGCAGATCGCCATGCTGCAGATGGTGATGGGGGTGCTGGCACTGGCCGTGCCAGCCTGGCAACTGGCGGCAAGTGCGCAGTTTTCGGCGAAGGCCTGGGCCGCTGTTGCTGTGCTGGGTCTGGTGCATACGGCCTGGATGTACACGCTGATGTATGCGGCCTTTCAGCGGCTGAGCGCACAGGCGATTGCGGGTTTGTCATTCATCTACCCGGTGGTGGCTGTGCTGGTGGATCTGCTGTGGTTTGGCCACCATCCGGCGCCTTTGCAGGCACTGGGCATGGTGCTGATCCTGCTGGCGGTCTGGGCGTATCGAAAAGGAAAAAGTTAG